A genomic stretch from Elusimicrobiota bacterium includes:
- the hemG gene encoding protoporphyrinogen oxidase — protein MKIVIIGGGITGLSAAYELAKAKRRGLRFEYCLIERAARTGGKILTDRDAYFPIEAGPDSFLTSKPNAVELCEELGLSSQLLDTGRTSQSVGILNNGRLKPIPEGMNFMVPRRLAPFLTTGLLSWPSKLRVLMDIVLPRGRPDDDESAAQFFNRRMGCEMTSTFIDPFCSGVYAGSAGELSFKSAFPILYRLQAKHRSLILGLIKEQRSNGAGRASAHTPFVTLKNGLDALPAAVASRLESQSVILGTQVKAVRREGGGYGVVLEDGRVIFADVVLAATPAFESARMIEELDRDLAAELSGIPYVSSATVTMIFKNDDFPRPARGFGFLVTRHEGKAILGATYCSNKFPGRAHPDYAAIRCFVGGEVAKELLRLDDQAVAERVLSDLRPLFEACGRPLMTKIYRWMSGNPVYAVGHEARLERIETRLRRQPGLFVAGAAYRGIGLPDCIAQGRQAASKILKIIEEKRLSSGPR, from the coding sequence ATGAAAATCGTCATTATCGGCGGCGGCATCACCGGATTAAGCGCCGCTTACGAGCTGGCCAAAGCCAAGCGTCGGGGACTGCGGTTCGAATATTGCCTGATTGAGAGAGCCGCCAGGACCGGCGGCAAAATCCTCACGGATCGGGACGCTTATTTTCCGATTGAAGCGGGTCCGGATTCATTTTTAACGTCAAAGCCAAACGCGGTGGAGCTTTGCGAGGAGCTTGGACTCTCGAGCCAGCTTCTCGATACCGGCCGGACGTCTCAAAGCGTCGGTATCCTTAACAACGGCCGGCTGAAACCTATTCCGGAAGGCATGAATTTCATGGTTCCCCGGCGCCTTGCCCCTTTTTTAACGACCGGTTTGTTGTCGTGGCCATCAAAATTAAGGGTTTTGATGGACATTGTTTTGCCCAGAGGCCGCCCGGACGACGATGAAAGCGCGGCTCAATTTTTCAACAGGCGCATGGGCTGCGAAATGACGTCCACGTTCATCGATCCTTTTTGTTCCGGCGTTTATGCCGGATCAGCCGGCGAGCTAAGCTTCAAAAGCGCTTTCCCGATTCTTTATCGTTTGCAGGCGAAGCACCGCAGTTTGATTTTAGGTTTGATTAAGGAACAGCGCTCCAACGGCGCCGGGCGGGCTTCGGCGCACACTCCGTTTGTGACGCTTAAAAACGGTTTGGATGCCCTGCCCGCGGCCGTCGCGTCCCGACTGGAAAGTCAATCAGTTATTTTGGGGACTCAGGTCAAGGCCGTCCGGCGCGAGGGAGGGGGATACGGCGTTGTTTTGGAGGATGGGCGCGTCATTTTCGCGGATGTCGTTTTGGCCGCAACCCCGGCTTTTGAATCGGCGCGCATGATCGAAGAGCTTGATCGCGATCTGGCGGCCGAGCTTTCGGGAATTCCTTATGTTTCTTCGGCCACCGTTACGATGATTTTTAAGAACGACGATTTTCCGCGTCCCGCGCGCGGATTCGGTTTTCTCGTGACGCGGCACGAGGGCAAGGCCATCCTGGGCGCCACGTATTGTTCCAATAAATTCCCGGGGCGCGCGCATCCGGATTACGCGGCGATCCGGTGTTTTGTCGGCGGCGAGGTTGCCAAAGAACTGCTGCGTCTCGATGACCAAGCCGTCGCGGAGCGGGTGTTGAGCGATTTACGGCCGCTTTTTGAAGCTTGCGGCCGGCCTCTGATGACGAAAATTTATCGCTGGATGTCCGGCAACCCCGTTTATGCCGTGGGCCACGAGGCCAGGCTTGAAAGAATCGAGACCCGGCTCCGGCGTCAACCGGGACTTTTTGTGGCCGGCGCCGCTTATCGCGGGATCGGCCTTCCGGATTGCATCGCTCAAGGCCGCCAAGCCGCGTCAAAAATCCTAAAAATTATCGAGGAAAAGAGGCTGTCGTCGGGACCGCGTTAA
- a CDS encoding Rrf2 family transcriptional regulator yields MTSEIRLIKLSPTVRYAIQGMGAIARLPAGNFILVDKIAGFRHLPSNYLAKIFQRLAHRGLLHSRRGPGGGYSLAKKPERVRLLDIVRAVEEPVAPGHQCLLGFCSNGKVGRCVAHKHVVQADKKLKTMLGRLTLADLGN; encoded by the coding sequence ATGACTTCGGAAATCCGTCTTATTAAATTATCGCCCACAGTGCGCTACGCCATCCAGGGGATGGGCGCTATTGCCCGGCTCCCGGCCGGGAATTTTATCTTGGTCGATAAAATAGCCGGTTTTCGCCATTTACCGTCTAACTATTTGGCCAAGATATTTCAAAGATTGGCTCATCGCGGCCTGCTCCATTCGCGCCGGGGCCCGGGCGGGGGTTATTCCTTGGCGAAGAAACCGGAGCGCGTGCGGCTCCTTGATATCGTGCGCGCCGTTGAAGAGCCGGTGGCGCCCGGGCATCAATGCCTTCTGGGTTTTTGTTCCAACGGAAAAGTTGGCCGATGCGTTGCTCATAAACACGTCGTGCAGGCGGACAAAAAGCTCAAAACAATGTTGGGTCGTCTTACGCTCGCGGATCTAGGCAATTAA
- the feoB gene encoding ferrous iron transport protein B: protein MLNPAPVSEGKIVATKRIVLVGQPNVGKSALFNRLTGRYVMVSNYPGTTVDVARGMGLAGNATVEFVDSPGINSLVVLSDEERVTRSLLFSGPDLIMQVADLKNLSRALSLTLELAELDIAMVLVLNMKDEALSRGYQVDSLKLSQMLGVPVVETVATTGEGFEELQAAFLRAARPVKKNVYPAPLAKAVWQAQQVLPVDIRHLGALFLQNHLTPEELIPLLKRDTGHEALGRLEQIRRNAAGPMSRLMAQSRQDEAGRLAAEVLKRPATVNLGKRELWVARLGAWCLQSWPGYLIAACVLWIFYEFVGVFAAQIAVDFLENVVFGKYVNPAVSAIVRTLIPWPFVGDMLIGDYGVFTMALTYAFALILPIVTAFFLALGVLEDTGYLPRLSVLSDRFFRAMGLNGKAVFPMILGLGCGTMAMLTTRILDTRKEKILASFLLALAVPCSAQLGVILGMASGMSHWVLAIWLVVTLGTLLGVGSALSRLLPGAASPLILEIPPMRVPIMGNLLKKVSSRLKWYLKEVVPIFVYATLVLYFFDAFGWLKALERWMEPVIAGFLGLPKQAAESFLVGFLRRDYGAAGLFQMQREGLLNVRQSTVAITAITLFMPCIAQFMMTVRERGMKAAAAISGFVLIYAVIVAGALNKVLLVMGW, encoded by the coding sequence ATGCTTAATCCGGCGCCGGTATCCGAAGGCAAGATCGTCGCCACGAAACGCATCGTGCTCGTGGGCCAGCCCAACGTGGGCAAGTCGGCCCTATTTAACCGGTTGACCGGCCGCTACGTCATGGTGTCGAATTATCCGGGCACGACCGTCGATGTCGCGCGAGGCATGGGTTTGGCGGGGAACGCAACCGTGGAGTTCGTGGACAGCCCCGGCATCAATTCTCTTGTGGTTTTAAGCGATGAAGAGAGGGTGACGAGGTCCCTGCTCTTCAGCGGTCCCGATCTTATCATGCAGGTGGCGGATCTTAAAAATCTTTCGCGGGCGCTCTCGTTGACGCTGGAACTCGCCGAGCTTGATATTGCCATGGTGCTGGTTTTAAACATGAAGGACGAAGCGTTGAGCAGAGGTTATCAAGTCGACAGCCTTAAGCTTTCGCAAATGCTCGGAGTTCCCGTCGTGGAGACGGTGGCGACGACTGGAGAGGGTTTCGAAGAATTGCAGGCCGCGTTCTTAAGAGCCGCGCGGCCGGTCAAGAAAAATGTTTACCCCGCACCGCTGGCCAAGGCCGTCTGGCAAGCGCAGCAGGTCTTGCCCGTCGATATCCGTCATCTGGGCGCCCTCTTTCTTCAAAATCATTTGACGCCCGAGGAATTGATTCCGCTGTTAAAGCGCGACACGGGCCATGAGGCGCTCGGGCGCCTTGAGCAAATCCGCCGCAACGCCGCCGGCCCGATGAGCCGTTTGATGGCGCAATCGCGCCAAGATGAGGCCGGGCGACTCGCGGCCGAAGTGCTGAAGCGGCCCGCAACTGTCAACCTGGGGAAGCGGGAATTGTGGGTGGCGCGCCTAGGCGCCTGGTGCCTTCAATCCTGGCCGGGGTACCTGATCGCGGCCTGCGTTTTATGGATTTTTTATGAATTCGTGGGCGTTTTCGCGGCTCAGATTGCGGTCGATTTTTTGGAAAACGTTGTCTTCGGAAAATACGTGAACCCCGCGGTTTCCGCTATCGTGCGGACCCTCATCCCCTGGCCTTTCGTTGGAGATATGCTGATCGGAGACTACGGCGTTTTCACGATGGCGTTGACCTACGCTTTCGCGCTTATTTTGCCGATTGTGACCGCTTTTTTCCTGGCGCTCGGCGTTTTGGAGGACACGGGGTATCTGCCCCGGCTCTCCGTATTGTCCGATCGTTTTTTCAGGGCCATGGGGCTCAACGGCAAGGCCGTTTTCCCGATGATTTTGGGGTTGGGCTGCGGCACCATGGCCATGTTGACCACGAGGATTCTCGACACCCGCAAGGAAAAAATTCTGGCCAGTTTCCTGCTGGCGCTCGCGGTTCCCTGTTCGGCCCAGTTGGGGGTCATTTTGGGCATGGCTTCGGGCATGTCCCATTGGGTTTTGGCGATTTGGCTCGTGGTGACTTTGGGAACGCTCTTGGGCGTGGGTTCCGCGCTGTCGCGGCTGCTTCCGGGCGCCGCTTCACCGCTGATTTTGGAGATTCCACCGATGAGGGTTCCGATCATGGGCAATCTTTTGAAAAAAGTGAGCAGCCGGTTGAAGTGGTATTTAAAAGAAGTCGTTCCGATTTTTGTTTACGCCACGCTGGTTCTTTATTTTTTTGACGCCTTCGGCTGGCTCAAGGCCTTGGAACGCTGGATGGAGCCCGTGATCGCTGGCTTCCTCGGGTTGCCCAAGCAGGCGGCCGAATCTTTTCTGGTGGGATTTTTGAGGAGGGACTACGGCGCCGCCGGGCTTTTTCAAATGCAGCGCGAAGGACTCTTGAATGTTCGCCAAAGCACGGTGGCCATTACGGCGATCACGCTCTTCATGCCCTGCATCGCGCAGTTCATGATGACCGTCAGGGAACGAGGAATGAAAGCGGCGGCCGCCATCTCAGGTTTTGTTCTGATTTATGCCGTGATCGTGGCCGGAGCCTTGAATAAGGTGTTGCTCGTCATGGGGTGGTGA
- a CDS encoding cytochrome c biogenesis protein ResB — MTHYTKSLLGKAAALQITVSCLALLMILVAMCTLAQVKLGTWGAVDVYMRSFFLYAEAGPLPKIPVFPGGALVGLVLVVNLMAAQWLRFKRTWRQAGLWLAHIGLVLLFAGEYITGMYAQETQMALREGETRQFTENPRDLELALIDVSHDQYDEVFSIVDSMLAKRRIINHSRLPFQIFVKQYYRNSMIAPAVDNGGSSLATHGVGQRLNVTEAPPVLGDDKINQTAAFIEVMAGDRSLGTWLVSNGIESAQEFEHDGRRWRLAMRHQRQYLPFSLTLKDFRHDRYPGTDIPKNFSSLVHLNHPDQGQSRDILIYMNNPLRYAGKAFYQASFGENDTLSVLQVVDNPGWVLPYVSCVLITLGLIVHFVLKMRESRKRTAYL, encoded by the coding sequence ATGACGCATTACACTAAGAGTCTTTTGGGCAAGGCCGCGGCTTTGCAAATCACTGTCTCCTGCCTTGCCCTGCTGATGATTCTGGTGGCGATGTGCACGCTGGCCCAGGTCAAGTTAGGAACATGGGGAGCGGTGGACGTTTACATGAGAAGTTTTTTTCTTTACGCTGAGGCGGGTCCTTTGCCCAAAATTCCCGTGTTCCCGGGCGGCGCTTTAGTCGGGCTCGTGTTGGTCGTCAATTTGATGGCGGCCCAATGGCTGCGTTTTAAAAGAACCTGGCGGCAAGCCGGGTTATGGCTGGCTCATATCGGGCTTGTGCTTTTATTCGCGGGCGAGTATATCACGGGCATGTACGCCCAAGAAACTCAAATGGCTTTGCGCGAAGGGGAAACTCGTCAATTTACGGAGAACCCCCGGGATTTGGAGTTGGCGCTCATCGACGTTTCCCATGATCAATATGACGAGGTCTTCAGCATCGTGGATTCGATGCTGGCTAAGCGTCGCATCATTAATCACTCCCGCCTGCCTTTTCAAATTTTCGTCAAGCAATATTACCGCAACTCGATGATCGCTCCGGCCGTTGATAACGGCGGATCATCGTTGGCCACTCATGGAGTCGGGCAACGCTTAAACGTTACGGAGGCCCCGCCGGTTCTCGGGGATGACAAAATCAATCAAACGGCCGCTTTTATCGAAGTGATGGCCGGGGACCGCAGTTTGGGCACATGGCTTGTTTCCAACGGCATTGAGTCGGCTCAGGAATTTGAGCATGACGGCCGCCGCTGGCGGCTGGCCATGCGGCACCAGCGGCAATACCTCCCGTTTTCTTTGACCTTGAAGGATTTTCGCCATGATCGTTACCCGGGCACGGACATCCCGAAAAATTTTTCAAGTTTGGTTCATTTGAATCATCCGGATCAAGGGCAGAGCCGGGATATCCTCATTTACATGAACAATCCCCTGCGTTACGCGGGCAAGGCTTTTTATCAGGCCAGCTTCGGGGAGAACGACACGCTGAGCGTTTTGCAGGTGGTGGATAATCCGGGCTGGGTTCTTCCTTATGTTTCCTGCGTCCTGATCACCCTGGGGCTGATTGTTCATTTTGTTTTGAAAATGCGCGAGTCGCGCAAAAGGACGGCCTATTTATGA
- a CDS encoding hemerythrin domain-containing protein, translating to MKATECLNSEHDVFLTQLDRIELANKQPARYKPEAVQGMVELLRVAVDRHAHVEEGGIYKALEPHLGRDQGPLAVMDQEHEEIRKTVQEIALWSPDSPRTVLQKSVAHFIEVLRSHIGKEIEVLFPLAERILTGKELEHLAASCAHERRPDACAGPIKTVGKPCGC from the coding sequence ATGAAAGCCACTGAATGTTTGAATTCGGAGCACGATGTTTTTTTGACGCAGTTGGACCGGATCGAACTGGCCAACAAGCAACCAGCCAGATATAAACCCGAGGCTGTTCAAGGCATGGTTGAGCTGTTGCGGGTGGCCGTGGATCGACATGCCCATGTCGAAGAAGGGGGCATTTACAAGGCGCTCGAACCTCATCTTGGGCGCGACCAAGGCCCGCTTGCGGTCATGGACCAGGAGCATGAGGAGATTCGCAAAACGGTTCAAGAAATCGCCCTCTGGAGCCCCGATTCGCCCAGGACCGTTCTGCAAAAAAGCGTTGCGCATTTTATTGAGGTGCTGCGGTCTCACATCGGAAAAGAAATTGAAGTTCTTTTCCCATTGGCGGAACGGATTTTGACCGGCAAGGAGCTGGAACATCTCGCCGCAAGCTGCGCTCATGAGCGCCGGCCCGACGCTTGCGCCGGTCCGATCAAAACCGTTGGGAAACCCTGCGGGTGTTGA
- a CDS encoding glutamyl-tRNA reductase — protein sequence MEIQRINLLGVNHKSCPVELREKLAVPTADIAGALRRLVSLGAREAVIVSTCNRVEIYWADDGCSGLREHILEDWRLKAAHDLSGHFYHHENLAAVEHLFRVSAGLDSMILGEPQILGQVRWAYQSSFEAKTTGRLLNPLFQSAIAAGKEARSLTGLAGGITSVSSAAVVLAEKIFGELSACRVMVLGAGKMAGAAARHFVSKKVESILVANRTSAKAEELARELGGQALLWEAVIERMEDVDVALCSTASADIILSESQVRALMKRRRGRPLFLIDIAVPRDVEPSAGRVPQVYLYDIDDLNAIVATYGKAKAEAARKAETFVAGKAVKFWSGRTLAPASVERVGGPLPVLLPSNARLSHA from the coding sequence ATGGAAATCCAACGGATCAATCTGCTCGGAGTAAATCATAAATCCTGTCCCGTAGAATTGCGTGAAAAATTAGCCGTTCCTACGGCGGATATTGCCGGCGCCCTGCGCCGCCTCGTATCGCTCGGGGCCCGGGAAGCGGTTATTGTTTCGACTTGCAACAGGGTGGAGATTTATTGGGCGGATGATGGCTGCTCGGGCTTGCGGGAACATATTCTTGAGGATTGGCGTCTGAAAGCGGCTCATGATTTGAGCGGCCATTTTTATCATCATGAAAATCTAGCCGCGGTCGAGCATCTATTCCGGGTATCCGCCGGCCTCGATTCCATGATCCTGGGAGAGCCCCAAATTTTGGGGCAGGTGCGCTGGGCTTATCAGAGTTCGTTCGAAGCCAAAACCACAGGACGCTTGTTGAACCCGTTATTTCAATCAGCGATCGCTGCCGGAAAAGAAGCCCGGTCCTTGACGGGTTTAGCCGGCGGCATTACCTCGGTCTCTTCGGCCGCCGTCGTCTTGGCGGAGAAAATTTTCGGCGAGCTCTCGGCGTGCCGGGTCATGGTTTTGGGCGCGGGCAAAATGGCCGGTGCGGCCGCAAGGCATTTTGTATCGAAAAAAGTGGAATCCATCCTTGTGGCCAATCGAACATCGGCTAAAGCCGAGGAATTAGCACGGGAGCTCGGCGGGCAGGCCTTGTTGTGGGAGGCGGTCATCGAGCGGATGGAAGATGTCGATGTCGCGCTGTGTTCCACGGCGAGCGCGGATATCATTTTGAGCGAGAGCCAGGTCCGCGCATTGATGAAGAGGCGCAGAGGGCGCCCTCTTTTCTTGATCGACATCGCGGTCCCCAGGGACGTGGAGCCGTCGGCCGGGCGCGTTCCGCAAGTTTATCTCTATGATATCGACGATCTCAACGCCATCGTCGCCACGTACGGAAAAGCAAAAGCTGAGGCCGCCCGCAAAGCGGAAACGTTTGTGGCGGGCAAGGCCGTCAAGTTTTGGTCGGGGCGGACATTGGCGCCTGCCTCCGTGGAGCGCGTGGGCGGCCCCTTGCCGGTTCTATTGCCGTCAAACGCCAGGCTCAGCCATGCTTAA
- a CDS encoding metal-dependent transcriptional regulator: MTDKTRLISKKFPIPTAQQENLEQAVSVIWQLADQGQQDKKILEAAIEETVGESVLEGLFHLGLAEIRSEKVCLTEEGSTLARHIVRRHRLTERLLKDILDMPLEQLDPNACRLEHVITQDVEDAICTLLGHPSECPHGLPVPDGRCCQSAQRQTGPVVIPVLAMSTGQEGRIAYLAPADRPELHKLMSLGFVPGATIRVGQVSPAYVISVGHTMAAIDSSLAGHIFVRKKNSA, from the coding sequence ATGACGGATAAAACACGCCTGATTTCAAAAAAATTTCCGATACCGACCGCTCAACAGGAGAACCTGGAGCAAGCGGTCAGCGTGATCTGGCAGTTGGCCGATCAGGGGCAGCAGGACAAGAAAATCCTTGAAGCGGCCATCGAAGAGACGGTCGGGGAGTCCGTTCTAGAGGGTCTGTTTCATCTTGGCCTGGCTGAAATCCGTTCGGAAAAGGTTTGTTTGACCGAAGAAGGAAGCACGCTGGCCCGCCATATCGTGCGCAGGCACCGTCTGACCGAGCGGCTGTTGAAAGATATCTTGGACATGCCTTTGGAACAGCTTGATCCCAACGCCTGCCGCCTTGAGCATGTCATCACTCAAGATGTCGAGGACGCCATCTGCACGCTGCTGGGGCATCCCTCGGAATGCCCCCACGGATTGCCGGTTCCGGACGGCCGCTGTTGTCAAAGCGCGCAGCGCCAAACAGGACCGGTGGTGATCCCGGTCTTGGCCATGTCCACCGGCCAGGAAGGCCGCATCGCCTATCTTGCTCCGGCCGATCGCCCGGAACTGCACAAATTAATGTCCCTGGGATTCGTTCCCGGCGCAACAATCAGGGTCGGCCAGGTATCCCCGGCTTATGTGATTTCCGTGGGTCATACGATGGCCGCAATCGATTCTTCTTTGGCCGGGCATATTTTTGTGCGTAAAAAGAATTCCGCGTGA
- a CDS encoding redoxin domain-containing protein, with translation MGRIFQWIYPLLELKEKWSRKAGDIVGKAPEMMFRELSGRIVFLSDILCRKKGAVLWMTNLCSTCQEKIPLAEKINRLHGERVAVAAISVLGRDVETPQMIARRFNPTFILLTDPEDEIGRRLGYAHPNDACPLRNLLIVDSSRRIRFKHHLSAVSEDHLMRAIEEVSNDG, from the coding sequence ATGGGCCGTATTTTTCAATGGATTTATCCGCTGCTGGAGCTTAAGGAAAAATGGTCGCGCAAAGCCGGCGACATCGTCGGCAAAGCCCCGGAAATGATGTTTCGCGAGCTCTCCGGCCGCATCGTTTTTTTGTCCGATATCCTTTGCCGCAAAAAAGGCGCGGTTCTTTGGATGACGAATCTCTGCTCGACCTGTCAGGAGAAAATTCCTTTGGCGGAGAAAATCAACCGGCTTCATGGCGAGAGGGTCGCTGTCGCGGCCATCAGCGTTTTGGGCCGCGACGTGGAAACGCCGCAGATGATTGCCCGGCGATTTAATCCCACTTTTATTTTGCTGACCGATCCTGAGGATGAAATCGGACGGCGCCTCGGGTATGCCCACCCGAATGACGCCTGTCCGTTGCGCAATTTGTTGATCGTCGATTCATCAAGGCGCATTCGATTCAAGCATCATCTTTCCGCAGTGTCCGAAGATCATCTGATGCGCGCGATCGAGGAGGTTTCAAATGACGGATAA
- the ccsA gene encoding cytochrome c biogenesis protein CcsA — translation MRLRRSLIGFVAAGLLMSGAFEGAAAGVTADLEGFGRLPVLQGGRIKPMDTLARTSLLMISGRQSFRVNGAGVAAAEWLLDVMAKPDKADGYRVFAIDDPDVLGLMNIRQAKTKRFSYQEIESFLPEIAAQAQRAQSVDAQARDRFQSAIVNLHDRLLLYQRLKNTLQPEDADDFSREIETYRRILPQGLAALGAHQKKGKGFDLEALQRLGSFVSRYEFLSQFAYFLFLPPVKGSLEEGWADGGSELLKALGPSHAEHPLLRAYARLAHAWKRLDSTAFNAAVAEAGAWWLKRDAAVDGRVRWEFLFNRAQPFYIGMAFYVAAFLTVLVSFMKWPVVLRRTAFHILAVAFVVHTAGLLTRMWFQGRPPVTNLYSSAIFVGWGAVMIGMIVERLYKNGFGSLVASLAGFCTLLVAHHLMDSGDTLEMMRAVLDSNFWLATHVVVITIGYSAMFLAGMLGIVYLLKRLIIPAAKTEQLRPLVSMTYGIICFALLFSFTGTVLGGIWADQSWGRFWGWDPKENGALLIVLWNAVILHSRWGGFIRERGLMVMAVFGNIITSLSWFGVNMLAIGLHSYGFMGKAFYALSAFIVSQFLLMALGWFPAGRFYRLRD, via the coding sequence ATGAGGTTGCGGCGATCGCTGATCGGGTTTGTCGCGGCGGGTTTATTGATGAGCGGGGCTTTCGAAGGCGCGGCGGCCGGCGTTACCGCGGATTTGGAGGGCTTCGGCCGTTTGCCCGTGCTTCAGGGCGGACGAATAAAACCCATGGACACGCTGGCGAGAACCTCTCTATTGATGATCTCGGGCCGTCAAAGCTTCCGGGTCAACGGCGCAGGCGTTGCCGCCGCTGAATGGCTGCTCGACGTGATGGCCAAACCCGACAAAGCGGACGGATACCGGGTGTTCGCGATCGATGACCCCGATGTTTTAGGCCTGATGAACATACGCCAGGCGAAAACGAAACGCTTTTCTTATCAGGAGATCGAGTCCTTTCTGCCTGAAATCGCGGCGCAGGCCCAGCGCGCGCAATCCGTCGACGCTCAAGCGCGCGACCGGTTCCAGAGCGCCATCGTCAATTTGCATGACCGTTTGCTGCTTTACCAACGTTTAAAAAATACGCTTCAACCGGAAGATGCCGATGATTTTTCGCGGGAGATCGAAACATACCGCAGAATTTTGCCTCAAGGCTTGGCGGCGCTGGGCGCTCATCAGAAAAAAGGCAAGGGATTTGATTTGGAAGCGCTTCAGCGTTTGGGTTCGTTCGTGAGCCGGTATGAGTTTCTTTCTCAATTCGCGTATTTTCTTTTTTTGCCCCCGGTCAAGGGCTCTTTGGAAGAGGGCTGGGCCGACGGCGGAAGCGAATTGCTGAAGGCCTTGGGTCCCTCCCACGCCGAACACCCGTTGTTGAGGGCCTACGCGCGTCTCGCTCATGCTTGGAAACGGCTGGATTCGACCGCTTTCAACGCCGCGGTCGCCGAAGCCGGCGCGTGGTGGTTGAAACGGGATGCGGCCGTCGATGGGCGTGTCCGTTGGGAATTTCTCTTCAACCGTGCGCAGCCCTTTTACATCGGCATGGCGTTTTACGTAGCCGCCTTTTTGACGGTTCTTGTTTCCTTCATGAAGTGGCCGGTTGTTTTACGCCGAACCGCGTTTCATATTTTAGCCGTCGCTTTTGTCGTCCATACCGCGGGCCTCTTGACGCGCATGTGGTTTCAAGGGCGGCCTCCGGTGACGAACCTTTATTCGTCGGCCATTTTTGTGGGTTGGGGCGCCGTCATGATCGGGATGATCGTGGAGAGGCTTTATAAAAACGGATTCGGATCGCTCGTTGCTTCCTTGGCGGGTTTCTGCACCCTGCTGGTGGCGCATCATCTGATGGATTCCGGCGACACCTTGGAGATGATGCGGGCGGTTCTTGATTCCAATTTTTGGCTGGCTACGCATGTCGTCGTCATTACCATCGGTTATTCCGCGATGTTTTTGGCGGGGATGCTGGGCATCGTTTATCTCCTAAAAAGATTGATTATTCCTGCGGCCAAAACGGAGCAGCTCAGGCCGTTGGTTTCAATGACTTATGGGATTATCTGCTTTGCGCTTTTGTTTAGTTTCACCGGAACGGTTTTGGGGGGAATTTGGGCGGACCAGTCGTGGGGACGGTTTTGGGGGTGGGACCCGAAGGAAAACGGCGCTTTGTTGATCGTTCTTTGGAACGCCGTTATTTTACACAGCCGGTGGGGAGGGTTCATCCGCGAGCGGGGCCTGATGGTGATGGCGGTTTTCGGCAACATCATCACCAGCCTTTCCTGGTTCGGCGTCAATATGCTGGCCATCGGCCTGCATTCTTATGGTTTCATGGGCAAGGCTTTCTACGCTTTATCGGCATTTATTGTCAGCCAGTTTCTTTTGATGGCGCTCGGCTGGTTTCCTGCCGGACGTTTTTATCGTTTAAGAGATTAA
- a CDS encoding ATP-binding protein: protein MISRIFWIDKITQTWKQAPIAWLTGVRRSGKTTLCRGFAEAKYLNCDLPRTAALLDDPQAFLRSVKEPILILDEIHQLADPSRLLKIGADVFPHLKILATGSSSLAATQKFRDSLTGRKRTVVLMPVLFQELADFGVQDLRERLFRGGLPQALLAGSADEGFYGEWLDSYFARDVQELFHVEKRAGFLRLLEAALRQSGGMAEVTSLARACGLSRPTILNYLEVFQMTHVLRILRPYHGGGRQEILQQPKIYGFDTGFVRYANGWNELREQDCGLLWEHLVLDTLLAHAPSARIHFWRNKQKQELDFVIAQGRGEAIAIECKWHAAAFDPGALRAFRALHPAGKNIVIAPDLDAPLEKKLGGMNIIFIPLKNLPETILFRF from the coding sequence ATGATTAGTCGTATTTTTTGGATTGATAAAATCACCCAAACTTGGAAACAAGCGCCGATTGCTTGGCTTACGGGGGTAAGGCGCTCTGGAAAAACCACGCTCTGCCGCGGCTTCGCCGAGGCTAAATACCTGAACTGCGACTTGCCGCGAACCGCCGCTTTGCTGGACGATCCCCAGGCCTTTTTGCGATCTGTTAAAGAGCCGATACTCATTCTGGATGAGATTCACCAGCTTGCCGATCCCAGCCGGCTGCTTAAAATCGGCGCTGATGTCTTTCCCCATCTAAAAATTCTGGCTACCGGTTCCTCAAGCCTAGCGGCGACGCAAAAGTTCCGCGACAGTCTGACGGGACGCAAGCGCACCGTGGTTCTAATGCCGGTCCTCTTCCAGGAGCTTGCGGATTTTGGCGTTCAAGATTTGCGCGAGCGCTTATTCCGAGGCGGATTGCCCCAAGCGCTGCTGGCCGGGAGTGCCGATGAAGGTTTTTATGGGGAATGGCTGGATTCCTATTTCGCGCGCGATGTCCAAGAGCTTTTCCATGTGGAAAAAAGGGCGGGCTTTCTCAGGCTGCTGGAAGCCGCGCTGAGGCAAAGCGGGGGTATGGCCGAAGTCACCAGCCTGGCCCGCGCTTGCGGCTTAAGCCGGCCGACTATTCTTAATTATCTGGAAGTTTTCCAAATGACCCATGTGCTGCGCATCCTGCGGCCTTATCATGGGGGCGGGCGCCAAGAAATTTTACAGCAGCCTAAAATCTACGGCTTTGACACGGGCTTTGTCCGCTACGCAAACGGCTGGAATGAACTGCGCGAGCAAGATTGCGGGCTTTTGTGGGAACATTTAGTTCTGGATACATTGCTGGCCCACGCTCCTTCTGCCCGGATTCATTTTTGGAGAAATAAACAAAAACAAGAGTTGGATTTCGTCATTGCCCAGGGCCGGGGAGAGGCCATAGCCATTGAATGCAAATGGCATGCCGCCGCTTTCGATCCGGGGGCGTTGCGCGCTTTCCGCGCCTTACACCCTGCGGGTAAAAATATCGTGATTGCGCCCGATTTGGACGCGCCTCTGGAAAAGAAACTAGGAGGAATGAACATAATTTTTATACCCTTAAAAAATCTTCCCGAAACTATTTTGTTCCGCTTTTAG